In one Mastacembelus armatus chromosome 19, fMasArm1.2, whole genome shotgun sequence genomic region, the following are encoded:
- the kctd2 gene encoding BTB/POZ domain-containing protein KCTD2, with protein sequence MAELHVVEPSGTGTIEQPEHRDVRGPVRLASPTLVVPSRSSQLSPGGGSSGSGVGGRSVFGYSMKSNPSSPSEPADKPGSRWVRLNVGGTYFITTKQTLCRDPKSFLFRLCQEDPDLDSDKDDTGAYLIDRDPTYFGPILNYLRHGKLIMDKNLAEEGVLEEAEFYNIASLVRLVKERIRDNENRTSQGPVKHVYRVLQCQEEELTQMVSTMSDGWKFEQLISIGSSYNYGNEDQAEFLCVVSRELNNSTNGIVIEPTEKAKILQERGSRM encoded by the exons GTTGTGGAACCGAGCGGTACCGGCACCATAGAGCAGCCCGAGCACCGTGATGTCCGCGGCCCCGTGCGCCTGGCTTCGCCCACTCTCGTGGTTCCGTCGCGGAGCAGCCAGCTCAGTCCCGGCGGGGGGTCGAGCGGCAGCGGAGTGGGAGGACGGTCGGTGTTCGGGTACTCGATGAAGAGCAACCCCAGCTCCCCGTCCGAACCGGCGGACAAGCCGGGCTCACGCTGGGTTCGGCTTAACGTCGGTGGGACCTACTTCATCACGACCAAACAAACGCTGTGCAGGGACCCAAAGTCTTTCCTGTTCCGACTGTGTCAAGAAGACCCCGACCTGGACTCAGACAAA GATGACACAGGAGCCTACCTGATTGACAGGGACCCCACATATTTCGGCCCCATCCTTAATTACCTTCGGCATGGAAAACTGATCATGGATAAGAACCTGGCAGAGGAAG GTGTTCTCGAGGAAGCCGAGTTCTACAACATCGCATCCCTGGTGAGGCTGGTGAAAGAGAGGATACGGGACAACGAGAACCGGACATCTCAG GGCCCAGTGAAGCATGTGTATCGAGTATTACAGTGCCAGGAGGAGGAACTCACACAGATGGTCTCCACCATGTCGGACGGTTGGAAGTTTGAGCAg cTTATAAGTATCGGATCCTCATATAACTACGGTAATGAGGACCAGGCGgagtttctgtgtgtagtttccAGGGAACTCAACAACTCCACCAACGGTATCGTCATCGAGCCGACCGAGAAGGCCAAG ATTCTTCAGGAGCGAGGCTCACGGATGTGA